Proteins encoded in a region of the Streptomyces violaceoruber genome:
- the typA gene encoding translational GTPase TypA, whose product MATRHDIRNVAIVAHVDHGKTTIVDGMLKQAGAFAAHQLEGVDDRMMDSNDLEREKGITILAKNTAVKYHPKDGGDVITINIIDTPGHADFGGEVERGLSMVDGVVLLVDASEGPLPQTRFVLRKALSQRLPIILCINKTDRPDARIDEVVNETYDLFLDLDADEEQIEFPIVYACGRDGVASLTKPEDGTVPSDSTSLEPFFSTILDHIPAPTYDEDAPLQAHVTNLDADNFLGRIALLRVHQGELKKGQTVAWMKRDGSVQNVRISELMMTEALTRKPAEKAGPGDICAVAGIPDIMIGETLADVENPVPLPLITVDEPAISMTIGTNTSPLVGRGATGKGADNKAVVKDRKVTARQVKDRLDRELIGNVSLRVLDTERPDAWEVQGRGELALAILVEQMRREGFELTIGKPQVVTKEVEGKTYEPVERMTIDVPEEHMGAVTQLMGVRKGRMDNMSNHGSGWVRMEFVVPSRGLIGFRTEFLTQTRGTGIAHSIHEGHEPWFGTLTTRNNGSLVADRSGAVTAFAMTNLQERGVLFTDPGTEVYEGMIVGENSRADDMDVNITKEKKLTNMRSSSADSFEAIVPPRKLSLEQSLEFCRDDECVEVTPEAVRIRKVNLDARERARAASRAKHG is encoded by the coding sequence ATGGCCACGCGCCACGACATCCGCAACGTCGCCATCGTCGCCCACGTCGACCACGGCAAGACCACCATCGTCGACGGAATGCTGAAGCAGGCCGGCGCCTTCGCCGCGCACCAGCTCGAAGGCGTCGACGACCGCATGATGGACTCGAACGACCTGGAGCGTGAGAAGGGCATCACGATCCTCGCCAAGAACACGGCGGTGAAGTACCACCCGAAGGATGGCGGCGACGTCATCACCATCAACATCATCGACACCCCCGGCCACGCCGACTTCGGCGGCGAGGTCGAGCGCGGTCTGTCGATGGTCGACGGTGTCGTGCTGCTCGTGGACGCCTCCGAGGGTCCGCTGCCGCAGACCCGGTTCGTGCTGCGCAAGGCGCTCAGCCAGCGGCTGCCGATCATCCTGTGCATCAACAAGACGGACCGGCCGGACGCCCGCATCGACGAGGTCGTCAACGAGACCTACGACCTCTTCCTCGACCTGGACGCCGACGAGGAGCAGATCGAGTTCCCGATCGTCTACGCCTGCGGCCGGGACGGCGTCGCCTCCCTCACCAAGCCCGAGGACGGCACGGTCCCCTCCGACTCCACCAGCCTGGAGCCGTTCTTCTCGACGATCCTGGACCACATCCCGGCGCCGACCTACGACGAGGACGCCCCGCTCCAGGCCCACGTCACCAACCTGGACGCCGACAACTTCCTCGGCCGCATCGCGCTGCTGCGCGTCCACCAGGGCGAGCTGAAGAAGGGCCAGACCGTCGCCTGGATGAAGCGCGACGGGTCCGTGCAGAACGTGCGGATCTCCGAGCTGATGATGACCGAGGCGCTCACCCGCAAGCCCGCCGAGAAGGCCGGCCCCGGTGACATCTGCGCGGTCGCCGGCATCCCGGACATCATGATCGGCGAGACCCTGGCCGACGTGGAGAACCCGGTCCCGCTGCCGCTGATCACGGTGGACGAGCCCGCGATCTCCATGACCATCGGCACCAACACCTCCCCGCTGGTCGGCCGCGGCGCCACCGGCAAGGGCGCCGACAACAAGGCGGTCGTCAAGGACCGCAAGGTCACCGCCCGTCAGGTCAAGGACCGCCTGGACCGCGAGCTGATCGGCAACGTCTCGCTCCGCGTCCTGGACACCGAGCGCCCCGACGCCTGGGAGGTGCAGGGCCGCGGTGAGCTGGCGCTGGCCATCCTGGTCGAGCAGATGCGCCGGGAGGGCTTCGAGCTGACCATCGGCAAGCCGCAGGTCGTCACCAAGGAGGTCGAGGGCAAGACGTACGAGCCCGTCGAGCGGATGACGATCGACGTGCCCGAGGAGCACATGGGCGCGGTCACGCAGCTCATGGGCGTGCGCAAGGGCCGGATGGACAACATGTCCAACCACGGCTCGGGCTGGGTCCGCATGGAGTTCGTGGTCCCCTCCCGCGGCCTGATCGGATTCCGGACGGAGTTCCTCACCCAGACCCGCGGCACCGGCATCGCGCACTCCATCCACGAGGGCCACGAGCCCTGGTTCGGCACCCTCACGACCCGTAACAACGGCTCGCTGGTCGCCGACCGCTCGGGTGCCGTCACCGCGTTCGCGATGACCAACCTCCAGGAGCGCGGTGTGCTCTTCACGGACCCCGGCACCGAGGTGTACGAGGGCATGATCGTCGGCGAGAACTCCCGCGCCGACGACATGGACGTGAACATCACCAAGGAGAAGAAGCTCACCAACATGCGGTCGTCCTCGGCCGACTCGTTCGAGGCGATCGTCCCGCCGCGCAAGCTCTCCCTGGAGCAGTCCCTGGAGTTCTGCCGCGACGACGAGTGCGTCGAGGTGACCCCCGAGGCCGTCCGGATCCGCAAGGTGAACCTGGACGCCCGCGAGCGCGCCCGCGCCGCCAGCCGCGCCAAG